A part of Gossypium hirsutum isolate 1008001.06 chromosome A07, Gossypium_hirsutum_v2.1, whole genome shotgun sequence genomic DNA contains:
- the LOC107955300 gene encoding protein transport protein SFT2 isoform X1 has protein sequence MKKTAQSWFLGGPSSGGLDKQKSASLLADWNAYASSQDPDASALGFDIESALRTTGDKVSGTFNVVSKGVRGLPGSFQSASRNVPSAKSLMYFGVLLASGVFFIFIAFTMFLPVIVLVPQKFGICFTIGCALIVGSFFALKGPRYQLVHMSSRERLPFTLGFVGSMVGTIYVSMWLHSYVLSVLFSLLQVVSLSYYAISYFPGGSSGLKFISSIIASSVLRCFGR, from the exons ATGAAGAAGACGGCTCAATCTTGGTTTCTAGGCGGACCCAGCAGCGGCGGTCTCGATAAACAGAAATCGGCGTCTTTGCTGGCTGATTGGAACGCTTACGCCTCTTCCCAAGACCCTGATGCTTCCGCTCTCGGCTTCGATATCGAATCCGCCTTGCGTACCACCGGTGATAAAGTTAGTGGCACCTTTAACGT GGTCTCAAAAGGAGTCAGAGGCTTACCTGGCAGTTTTCAGTCTGCAAGCAGGAATGTACCTTCTGCTAAATCCTTAATGTACTTCGGTGTGCTCCTTGCTTCTGGAGTGTTCTTCATCTTCATCGCATTCACCATGTTCCTTCCAGTGATCGTTTTGGTGCCTCAGAAGTTTGGGATCTGCTTTACAATAGGTTGTGCATtaattgttggttcattctttgCTTTGAAAGGTCCTAGATATCAACTTGTGCATATGTCCTCCAGAGAG AGGCTGCCTTTTACATTGGGTTTTGTTGGCAGCATGGTGGGAACCATTTATGTTTCCATGTGGCTTCACAGTTATGTTCTTTCCGTGCTGTTCTCCTTGTTACAG GTCGTTTCACTATCATACTATGCAATATCTTACTTCCCAGGAGGATCTTCTGGCTTGAAGTTTATATCTTCTATAATTGCCTCATCGGTCTTGAGATGCTTTGGAAGGTGA
- the LOC107955300 gene encoding protein transport protein SFT2 isoform X2, with amino-acid sequence MLISCHSLRVSKGVRGLPGSFQSASRNVPSAKSLMYFGVLLASGVFFIFIAFTMFLPVIVLVPQKFGICFTIGCALIVGSFFALKGPRYQLVHMSSRERLPFTLGFVGSMVGTIYVSMWLHSYVLSVLFSLLQVVSLSYYAISYFPGGSSGLKFISSIIASSVLRCFGR; translated from the exons ATGTTGATAAGTTGTCATTCCTTAAG GGTCTCAAAAGGAGTCAGAGGCTTACCTGGCAGTTTTCAGTCTGCAAGCAGGAATGTACCTTCTGCTAAATCCTTAATGTACTTCGGTGTGCTCCTTGCTTCTGGAGTGTTCTTCATCTTCATCGCATTCACCATGTTCCTTCCAGTGATCGTTTTGGTGCCTCAGAAGTTTGGGATCTGCTTTACAATAGGTTGTGCATtaattgttggttcattctttgCTTTGAAAGGTCCTAGATATCAACTTGTGCATATGTCCTCCAGAGAG AGGCTGCCTTTTACATTGGGTTTTGTTGGCAGCATGGTGGGAACCATTTATGTTTCCATGTGGCTTCACAGTTATGTTCTTTCCGTGCTGTTCTCCTTGTTACAG GTCGTTTCACTATCATACTATGCAATATCTTACTTCCCAGGAGGATCTTCTGGCTTGAAGTTTATATCTTCTATAATTGCCTCATCGGTCTTGAGATGCTTTGGAAGGTGA